The genomic stretch GAAAAGTGAGGCAGCTGCCTCGACGAGGCCCTTAGAAAAAAGTCATATTGTTGTTTGAAGTAAGCACACCCGAGGTTGCGTGAGTAAGGCAATTGATGGCACACAGGTAAGACCGACTCTCTGTCACTCTGTGAAGCTCGGAGGCCCAATGAGAGGCCGCGTGGGAGATTAAGAGCAGAGAGTGCGCATTCCATCAGGGCCAGATAGCAGCGCTATCATCAAAGGCCGGATATAAGCGTGCAGTCCTCATCCGTGTCCATCTCGTGGCTTGCTTGCTCAACGGGACGGGTCCATATAAGGGAGCTTTAGCTCGCGATGATAAAGCCACATAGCCCAATCCCGTAGCGCGGCGTAACGACTGAGCGAGAGCAACGAGCGAAGAAGGCAACTAGCCGCCCATCCACCACGCCATAAGCAAGCACCCACCTCAAGTTCCGCACTCATCAACCACCATTCTTTGACCAATCACAATTTGTCCAGAATCTGCGTGACCTAAGCTAAATTTATGAATAGAGTATGATTGAACCTTAAAAAGCAGCAGGCACGCGAATTTTGGATATGCTGCCATGTTCCAGAAATAGTTCAATTAAAATAATGGATTATGATTATTTGAGTGGCTATATAACACCAATAATCGTGCTGGCGCGTTCAGTTATATTATGTGGAAGGCTGTATAATCACTGTTATGCATTTTTTAGGAAAGAGGAACTATGGGTGTTGAAGTCAGGCGAGCAGAGCCATCAGATGCTAAAGCGATAAAAGGAATTTATGAGTGCCCAAATGCCTACACCAGCACATTACAACTTCCGCTTCCATCCTCGGATATGTGGGAAAAACGTTTCCAGAATATTCCAGAGCATGTTTATGCGTATGTGGCAGTAGTGGACGGTGAAGTAGTAGGTAATTTGGGCTTTGAGCTATGTACCAATCCGCGACGTCGTCACGTTGGTATATTCGGTATGGGCGTCAAAGACGATGTTCAAGGTATAGGTGTTGGTAGTGCTTTACTTAAAACGGTTATCGATTTAGCGGATAACTGGCTGAATTTGAAACGAATCGAATTGACGGTCTATGTGGATAACGAACGAGCGATTAACTTGTACAAGAAATTCGGCTTTGTAATTGAAGGTGAGTCGAAAGCTTATGCATTCAGAAATGGCAGCTACGTTGACGCTTACTATATGGCTCGCGTTGTGGCACATGCATAACAAACGGCTCAAGAGGGACTGTCAACGCGTGGCGTTTCCAGTCCCATTGAGCGAGGTGGTTTCGGTTGTTGTGTTTAAGTTTGGTGGTAATGCGTTGCCAGCCCCTTAGGCGGGCGTTATATGAGGAAGAGATAGCCATGGAAAACAGGTTTGCGGTCTCGCTACATGATGTTGATCGATGGAAGCCTACCGATGAAGAGAGGCAGGCAGAAGTTGTTAAGCAACTGATGCAGGAGTGCGAGTCTCAGGGTGAGCAAAAGCCGAACCTCATGACCTCGGGATTTCGTGCTAATAGCTCTTCCGCTCAGTTCGCAAGTGACTTGATTTCGGGGTTTTCTATACCTGCGGTCATCACTTCTGCCGGGTTCCTCCTAAAACATCTCGCTCCACTGATAAGCGAGTACCTCAAAACCCGCCCTCAGAAAGAGGTCACGGTGGACTATAAAGGACACCGAGTTACTGTCCGAGGTGGTGGTGATGTTGCTAAAGAGCTACAAGATTTGGTCCAAAAAATAGACGAGGCTGACTCCGGTGACGACCGATAGAGCATATAACCAGGTCGTACACCGGATGCCAAAACCTGCGCTTCGCTTCAGTTTTGCCACCGGTGACGGCAGGCGTTATATATCAAGAGGGATTCACAGTGTTTCTTGTGCTTAATGATGGAGGGCAGGTGAAATTTGCGGACGCCGAATTTTTCTATCTCGAAGAGTTGCTGGGTTCCATCGATGTATCTCTGGCTAAAACAAATGCCCAATTAATGAAATCGGATGTTTGGGATAGAGATTGCATGTGTGACAAAGGTGAATATCTTATCGGCGCGGGGTTCTGTGCTATGCAGCGATACCTATTCGATATTCTGCGTGATGTGGAAATTGACCCTGGGCTAGCAAGAGAATTGGGGCCCAAAAGCAGAAATGGGGCCGCAGTAGCAAAATTAGTCCACTCTGCGGCCAACTATTGGAAACATGAACCTGAGTGGCATTACTGGCTTTCAGAGCTTCAGGATAGAGCGCAAAAAACAGTAGACACCATTCTTCATAGCAGGGATTCGGCTGATTACCCACTATCAGATCTGCTTGCTGATTTGTGTGGAGAAAACGAGCTATTGTTGGTTAATTGTCTGCCTTATTTGAGTGAATGGCGATCACCGGTCTGGGAGAAAGTTTCAAAAAATGTATAACAAGTGCTGGCATGGCGACGCCCATTACATTGCGCCTTCGGCTCCATTCCATGGGCTCGCATGCTGCAAGCGTTAGGTAAATCTACTGGAGGTGACTTATGGAAATGATTTCGTACTGGAAAAACGCACAAGAAATTTACGTAGATGGTGGTTTAACATTGATCATCGGCAAATATGATCACAAGAATCAGCACCATGGTGGTGAGAAAGCGCTGGGAATTCATTGGAAGGACTACCCGCAGTCTAGAGGGGTGCTAAGCCCCTGTGTCGTCCCGAAAACTACGCGCAGCGCAATACTCTCCGGCCTTCTACATCAAGCTGTCATCAACGGCAATAAAGAACAAATAACCAAACTTTCCGAAGCAATTGACTTTTTTAGATCAGAAACCTAACGAAGCGCTGCCGTTGACCGCACAAAGCGCTGTCGTGCCTCCGACGTCACCCCCCAGTTTGAGTAGCGCTACACTTTAGAGTCCGACCCCATGCTAAGGAGATGGGGCAGGAGAAACGTTTCAACGAAGAAAAGATCATTGGCTTCTCGAGCGAAGCAGAGACGGGCGTCCCCAGCAATGAGCTATGCCGTCGGAGCGGTTTCTCAGAAGCCAGTTACTATCTGTGGCGCAGCAAGTTTGGTGGCATGAGTGTGCCTGATGCCAAGCGGCTCAAAGAACTCAAAGCCGAAAATGGGCGCTTGAAGAAGCCGCCTGCGGAGTCGCTACGGGAGATGGAGGTCACTCGTGAGGCGCTGAGCAAAAAGTGCGAGCATCCCGGCACGCCGCAAAGCCAGGCGCTATTCAAAGCGTCCGTCTTGACGTACGTACCGAAAGGCGTACATTGAGTGAAAAACGGTACACACAAGAGGTGCGTCATGACAGGAATCACAGCCACTGAGGCGCGCAGCAACTTATATCGGTTGATCGACGAGACCGCCGAGTCCCACCAACCCATCGTCATCATGGGTAAGCGAAACAAAGCCGTCCTGGTTTCCGAGGAAGACTGGTCTGCCATTCAGGAAACACTTTACCTGCTCTCCGTGGCGGGTATGCGGGAGTCTATTCGTGAGGGGATAGATACCCCCTTGGATGAGTGCGATGAGGAGCTGGACTGGTGACATGGAAGTTGGTTTACACCAAGCAAGCCCTGAACCGCCCCGGCTTTACCGGAGACTCCATATCTTGAGAGGATGGAGTTATGAACTCACCAAAACGATATTCCCCAGAAGTCCGGGAGCGAGCTGTTCGATTAGTCCTTGAACAGCAAGGCGAATACCCGTCCAAGTGGGCGGCGATCTGCTCCATTGCCAGCAAGTTCGGCTGTACACCAGAGACTTTGAGAGCCTGGTGCAAACGCACAGAACTCACGCAGGAAAACAGCTCGGTTAACCTGCCTGAAAATGAACGACTCAAGCAGCTAGAGCGTGAAAACGTCGAATTGAAGCGCGCTAATGAAATTCTCCGTAAGGCGGCTGCTTTTTTCGCCCAGGCGGAGCTCGACCGCAAACCCAATTGATGGTGTCATTTATCGACGAGCATCGTGCTCAGTTCGGGGTCGAGTCGATTTGTAGTCAACTGCCAATCGCCCCATCGACGTATTACCACCACAAGGCACTTGAAGCTGATCCTGAACGGCGGGCAGACCGGTATCGACAGGATGCGTTTCTTACCGCTGAGATTCAGCGCGTGTGGGAAGAAAACTTCTGCGTCTACGGTGCCCGTAAGGTCTGGCGGCAACTCCGCCGTGAAGGCGTTAATGTTGCTCGTTGCACTGTAGAACGGCTCATGCGCCGCCTAGGAATTCGCGGCGTGGTGCGAGGCCAACGCCCCTTCACGACCCTCAGTGATCCCGGCCAGAAACGGGCACCTGATTTAGTGAAACG from Halomonas meridiana encodes the following:
- a CDS encoding IS3 family transposase (programmed frameshift), giving the protein MNSPKRYSPEVRERAVRLVLEQQGEYPSKWAAICSIASKFGCTPETLRAWCKRTELTQENSSVNLPENERLKQLERENVELKRANEILRKAAAFFGPGGARPQTQLMVSFIDEHRAQFGVESICSQLPIAPSTYYHHKALEADPERRADRYRQDAFLTAEIQRVWEENFCVYGARKVWRQLRREGVNVARCTVERLMRRLGIRGVVRGQRPFTTLSDPGQKRAPDLVKRDFTAMRPNQLWVADFTYVATWSGFVYVAFVIDVYARCIVGWRVATSMRTALVLDALEQALWARKHRQGLIHHSDRGSQYLSIRYTERMADEGINASVGTTGDSYDNALAETIIGLFKTEVIHHRGPWRGLDAVEYATLEWVDWFNNRRLLEPIGNVPPAERERTYYRQLEESGEAA
- a CDS encoding type II toxin-antitoxin system Phd/YefM family antitoxin yields the protein MTGITATEARSNLYRLIDETAESHQPIVIMGKRNKAVLVSEEDWSAIQETLYLLSVAGMRESIREGIDTPLDECDEELDW
- a CDS encoding GNAT family N-acetyltransferase, which codes for MGVEVRRAEPSDAKAIKGIYECPNAYTSTLQLPLPSSDMWEKRFQNIPEHVYAYVAVVDGEVVGNLGFELCTNPRRRHVGIFGMGVKDDVQGIGVGSALLKTVIDLADNWLNLKRIELTVYVDNERAINLYKKFGFVIEGESKAYAFRNGSYVDAYYMARVVAHA